In one Brassica oleracea var. oleracea cultivar TO1000 chromosome C9, BOL, whole genome shotgun sequence genomic region, the following are encoded:
- the LOC106315008 gene encoding glutathione S-transferase T2-like, which produces MSQSLGELIKRNAEMEMKKMEIFYNNYNKRFTLENAWKELRHDQKWCELATAKNEGSLKKRKCEDGGDSESSQATANKRPPGVKAAEKGSHKTVVKDNTLNEFETMWTIKQADLAAKERLSKLSLLDSLIGKKEPLAEYEEALKKKLINDLLSN; this is translated from the exons ATGAGCCAG TCTTTAGGTGAATTGATCAAGAGAAATGCAGAGATGGAGATGAAAAAAATGGAG ATATTCTACAACAACTACAACAAGAGGTTTACTCTTGAAAACGCTTGGAAGGAGTTGCGGCACGACCAGAAGTGGTGTGAGTTGGCTACTGCTAAAAACGAAGGGAGCTTGAAGAAGAGGAAGTGTGAGGACGGTGGAGATTCAGAGAGTTCTCAAGCAACTGCGAACAAGCGTCCCCCTGGTGTGAAGGCCGCAGAGAAAGGTTCTCACAAGACGGTGGTAAAGGATAATACTCTTAATGAGTTTGAGACTATGTGGACAATCAAACAGGCGGATTTGGCCGCGAAAGAAAGGTTGTCTAAGCTGAGTCTGCTTGACAGTCTCATTGGAAAAAAAGAACCCCTAGCCGAGTATGAAGAAGCCC